From Thermodesulfobacteriota bacterium, the proteins below share one genomic window:
- the folK gene encoding 2-amino-4-hydroxy-6-hydroxymethyldihydropteridine diphosphokinase, whose protein sequence is MKINKVVIGVGSNIEPDKNIQDAKRALARRFNILKSSSLIETEPIGYLEQDNFLNCAFLIETEMDSKSLKQWLQNLEKNLGRVPKKNKYGPRTIDLDIVIWNDEVVDRDVYERDFLKNSVNEVLPELKI, encoded by the coding sequence ATGAAAATCAACAAGGTAGTAATAGGGGTGGGTTCTAACATTGAGCCGGATAAGAATATACAAGATGCTAAAAGGGCACTGGCCAGAAGATTTAATATACTCAAATCCTCTTCATTAATTGAAACCGAGCCGATCGGTTATTTGGAGCAGGACAACTTTCTAAACTGCGCTTTTCTGATAGAGACGGAAATGGACTCTAAGAGCCTAAAGCAGTGGCTACAAAATCTCGAGAAAAACCTTGGAAGGGTACCAAAGAAAAATAAATACGGCCCAAGGACTATTGATCTTGATATAGTTATATGGAACGATGAGGTCGTAGACAGAGATGTTTATGAAAGGGACTTTTTAAAAAACTCTGTCAACGAGGTTTTACCAGAGCTTAAGATCTAA
- the folB gene encoding dihydroneopterin aldolase, producing MIIKIENLKLRTIVGIYDWEKEKKQDVIINIDMEFDGTKAIETDSIDDTIDYKTITKKIIDMVEGKEFNLIEKIAGDAMKIVMENEKVDKASVRVDKPGALRFTDSVSVTQIQSR from the coding sequence ATGATAATAAAAATAGAGAATTTAAAACTCAGGACAATTGTTGGAATATACGATTGGGAGAAAGAAAAGAAGCAAGATGTGATTATCAATATTGATATGGAATTTGACGGTACAAAGGCAATTGAGACTGACTCTATTGACGACACAATCGACTACAAGACCATAACCAAAAAGATAATCGATATGGTAGAGGGGAAAGAGTTTAACTTGATTGAGAAAATAGCTGGTGATGCTATGAAGATAGTAATGGAAAATGAAAAAGTGGACAAAGCCAGCGTGAGAGTAGACAAACCTGGGGCACTTAGATTTACAGATTCGGTCTCAGTGACACAAATCCAAAGCAGGTAA
- a CDS encoding SDR family oxidoreductase produces the protein MSKAALITGGGKRIGKEISLCLAQRGYDIAVHYNHSDKDALETAEIIRGTGARAEVFQADLSEISQVRTLVPSVFEVFPNCSILVNNASLFEDFSFANVTEEIFDRDFNTNFKAPFFLSQDFSKYDSAELIVNMLDMRINKIETKHFSYNLTKKALRDFTLMAAKELGPKIRVNGICPGPILPPPGEDISYLENIAQSTPLKKPGNPGYIIGALEYILDNDFITGQYLYVDGGQHLV, from the coding sequence ATGAGTAAAGCTGCGCTAATAACAGGAGGGGGAAAGAGGATAGGAAAGGAAATCTCACTTTGTCTGGCGCAAAGGGGTTATGATATTGCCGTGCATTATAACCATTCAGACAAAGATGCCCTTGAAACTGCAGAGATAATAAGAGGCACAGGAGCCCGGGCCGAAGTATTTCAAGCCGACCTCTCAGAGATATCACAAGTACGAACTCTTGTTCCAAGTGTGTTTGAAGTTTTTCCAAACTGCTCAATTTTAGTAAATAATGCTTCGTTATTTGAAGATTTTTCATTTGCAAATGTTACAGAGGAAATATTTGACCGAGATTTCAATACTAATTTTAAGGCCCCGTTTTTTCTCTCCCAGGATTTTAGCAAATATGACAGCGCTGAGTTAATAGTAAACATGTTAGATATGAGAATTAATAAAATAGAAACCAAGCACTTTTCATATAACTTAACCAAGAAAGCTCTAAGAGATTTTACTCTCATGGCGGCAAAAGAGCTTGGACCCAAGATAAGGGTAAACGGGATATGCCCCGGCCCCATCCTTCCACCACCGGGTGAGGACATCTCATATTTGGAAAATATAGCCCAGAGCACACCTCTCAAAAAACCGGGTAACCCGGGCTATATTATAGGAGCACTGGAATATATATTGGATAATGATTTTATAACCGGTCAATATCTTTATGTAGACGGCGGGCAGCACTTAGTATAG